A window of the Microbacterium sp. LWH13-1.2 genome harbors these coding sequences:
- the trpC gene encoding indole-3-glycerol phosphate synthase TrpC, whose amino-acid sequence MVLADLTAGAVADAERRALTRPLAEVERDALARPAAKDALAFLAPSEQVKIIAEVKRASPSRGALAEIPDPALQASLYETGGASAISVLTEERRFGGSLADLEAVTARVSLPVLRKDFIANRYQVLEARAAGADLVLLIVAGLERAVLDDLFGFITELGMTPLVETHSADELEVAIDLGAPLIGVNARDLKTLELDRDLFGRLVERIPDSAVKIAESAVLTPADVAHYRSAGADVVLIGEALVTGDPVSTLKSFLEA is encoded by the coding sequence CCGAGGTCGAGCGCGACGCTCTGGCGCGCCCCGCCGCGAAAGACGCCCTCGCCTTCCTCGCTCCTTCCGAGCAGGTCAAGATCATCGCCGAGGTCAAGCGAGCGAGCCCGTCTCGAGGGGCCCTCGCCGAGATCCCCGACCCGGCGCTCCAGGCTTCGCTGTACGAGACCGGGGGAGCCTCGGCCATCAGCGTGCTCACCGAGGAGCGCCGCTTCGGCGGCAGCCTTGCCGACCTCGAGGCGGTCACCGCCCGTGTGTCGCTGCCGGTGCTCCGCAAGGACTTCATCGCGAACCGGTACCAGGTGCTCGAGGCGCGTGCCGCGGGCGCCGACCTCGTGCTGCTGATCGTCGCCGGACTCGAGCGCGCGGTGCTCGACGACCTCTTCGGGTTCATCACGGAACTCGGCATGACGCCTCTGGTCGAGACTCATTCGGCTGATGAGCTCGAGGTCGCGATCGACCTCGGTGCCCCGCTGATCGGGGTCAACGCTCGTGACCTGAAGACGCTCGAGCTCGACCGCGACCTGTTCGGCCGCCTGGTCGAGCGCATTCCGGACTCCGCCGTCAAGATCGCCGAATCCGCTGTGCTCACCCCTGCAGACGTCGCGCACTACCGCTCGGCGGGGGCAGACGTCGTCCTGATCGGTGAGGCGCTCGTCACGGGCGACCCGGTCTCCACTCTCAAGAGCTTCCTGGAGGCGTGA